From Pseudofrankia saprophytica, a single genomic window includes:
- the hisB gene encoding imidazoleglycerol-phosphate dehydratase HisB: MAGTRSARIERKTLESDVFVELDLDGTGVATVETGVGFFDHMLAQLGKHGGFDLTVRTKGDLHIDAHHTVEDTSIAFGEALRAALGDKVGIRRFGDAMVPLDEALVQSAVDLSGRPYCVHVEPDLAPMIGTYDTTLTRHIFESITSAARIALHVRVLSGRNAHHVVEAQFKSVARAMRDAVAFDARVSGVPSTKGVL; encoded by the coding sequence ATGGCAGGGACGCGGTCCGCCCGGATCGAGCGCAAGACGCTGGAGTCGGACGTGTTCGTCGAGCTCGACCTCGACGGCACTGGTGTCGCCACCGTGGAGACCGGGGTTGGGTTCTTCGACCACATGCTTGCCCAGCTGGGTAAGCACGGCGGCTTCGACCTCACCGTGCGCACCAAGGGTGACCTGCACATCGACGCGCATCACACTGTCGAGGACACCTCGATCGCGTTCGGTGAGGCGCTGCGGGCGGCGCTCGGTGACAAGGTCGGCATCCGCCGGTTCGGCGACGCGATGGTGCCACTCGACGAGGCGCTGGTGCAGTCCGCCGTCGACCTGTCCGGCCGCCCGTACTGCGTGCACGTCGAGCCGGACCTGGCCCCGATGATCGGGACCTACGACACGACGCTCACCCGGCACATCTTCGAGTCGATCACCTCGGCGGCTCGGATCGCGCTGCACGTACGGGTCCTGTCCGGTCGCAACGCCCACCACGTCGTCGAGGCGCAGTTCAAGTCGGTCGCGCGGGCGATGCGGGACGCGGTCGCGTTCGACGCCCGGGTGTCCGGCGTCCCGTCGACCAAGGGCGTCCT
- a CDS encoding histidinol-phosphate transaminase yields MTEQRAGSFGQGDSVRPVVRVSARPRDEATGSVRPWRPVTLDDLPLRQDLRGRSPYGAPQLDVAVRLNTNENPHRPSAELVDALGKAATLAATEANRYPEREAEALRADLAYYLTPDAGFGLHTSQVWAANGSNEVLQQLLQAFGGPGRRALGFEPSYSMHRLISLATATEWVAEDRCDDYTLDPVAAADAVRRHQPSVVFLCSPNNPSGTALPLDVVKAVCVAAEEIGGCMVVVDEAYGEFRRAGVPSALTLLPEQPKLVVTRTMSKAFALAGARVGYLAGHPAVVDALQLVRLPYHLSSFTQAVARTALAHADELLGTVDAVKAQRDRIVDELPALGVRVVPSDANFVLFGLFRDQRAVWQCLLDHGVLVRDLSLPGWLRVTAGLPSEIDAFLGALRSILADSPSALVGTK; encoded by the coding sequence ATGACCGAGCAGCGCGCGGGCTCCTTCGGGCAGGGCGACTCGGTCCGGCCGGTGGTGCGGGTGAGCGCGCGGCCCCGTGACGAGGCGACGGGGTCCGTCCGGCCGTGGCGGCCGGTGACGCTCGACGATCTGCCGCTGCGCCAGGACCTGCGCGGCCGCTCGCCGTACGGCGCGCCCCAGCTGGACGTGGCCGTCCGGCTGAACACCAACGAGAACCCGCACCGGCCGTCCGCCGAGCTGGTGGACGCGCTCGGCAAGGCGGCCACCCTCGCCGCCACCGAGGCCAACCGCTACCCGGAGCGCGAGGCCGAGGCGCTGCGCGCCGACCTGGCCTACTACCTCACCCCGGACGCCGGGTTCGGCCTGCACACCAGCCAGGTCTGGGCGGCCAACGGCTCCAACGAGGTGCTCCAGCAGCTCCTGCAGGCGTTCGGCGGCCCGGGCCGCCGCGCGCTGGGCTTCGAGCCGTCGTACTCGATGCACCGGCTGATCTCGCTCGCCACCGCGACCGAGTGGGTGGCTGAGGACCGGTGCGACGACTACACCCTCGACCCGGTCGCCGCGGCCGACGCGGTGCGCCGCCACCAGCCGTCGGTGGTGTTCCTGTGCTCGCCGAACAACCCGAGCGGGACCGCGCTGCCGCTCGACGTGGTCAAGGCGGTGTGCGTGGCGGCCGAGGAGATCGGCGGCTGCATGGTCGTGGTCGACGAGGCGTACGGCGAGTTCCGCCGCGCCGGGGTGCCGAGCGCGCTCACCCTGCTGCCGGAGCAGCCGAAGCTGGTCGTCACCCGGACGATGAGCAAGGCGTTCGCGCTTGCCGGCGCCCGGGTCGGCTACCTGGCCGGCCACCCGGCGGTGGTCGACGCGCTGCAGCTGGTCCGGCTGCCCTACCACCTGTCGTCGTTCACCCAGGCGGTGGCGCGCACCGCGCTCGCCCACGCCGACGAGCTGCTCGGCACCGTCGACGCGGTCAAGGCGCAGCGCGACCGGATCGTCGACGAGCTGCCGGCGCTTGGCGTGCGGGTGGTGCCGTCGGACGCGAACTTCGTGCTGTTCGGCCTGTTCCGCGACCAGCGCGCGGTCTGGCAGTGCCTGCTCGACCACGGCGTGCTGGTCCGCGACCTGAGCCTGCCCGGCTGGTTGCGGGTCACCGCCGGCCTGCCGAGTGAGATCGACGCGTTCCTCGGCGCGCTGCGCTCCATTCTGGCCGACAGCCCGTCGGCGCTGGTGGGTACGAAGTAG